The region ATCCTTTATTTCACTTGTTTTAAGCTTTACCTTTCCAAAAGTCAATTGTCCTCTTCTATTTAAAAAATGTGGCAAAATTATTGCAACTGTAGCCACCTGCCCTAATCCTGTTGCAATAGCAGGACCTTTAAGTCCCATATGTAAAATGAATATAAAAATATAATCTAATAATACATTTAAAATTGCTCCTATTATTGTAGATATCATTGCCAGCCTTGGTCTTCCATCATTTCTAACAAACCCATTTAGTACTATTCCAAGTAAATTAGGTATACAAAATAATGAATAATATCTTAAAAATTCTGCTGATGATTTCTTCAACGTTTCAGTTGCTCCCAGTGCTGTTACTATAGGTTCTGCAAAAGCTACAAATATTAAACTAATAATAACACTTAATATTATAACAACTTTAATTGCTTGCCTAAAAACATATATTGCTTTATCCTTTTTTCCAGCACCAAAATTTTTAGAAACCAGAGCTCCTCCACCAGCTGCAAACATCGTAGCTAATCCTATAAGAAATATTATGGCTGGAAATGATATTGATACTGCTGCTAGTCCTAACTTTCCCATTCCGCACCCTACAAATATTCCATCTATGACAGTATATAGTGAAGAAATGCACATAGCTACTGCCGATGGTATAGAATATCTTAAGAACTTTTTAAACATGACTCTACCTTCCTTAATACTTATTTACTATAGATATTATAAAGTCTATAGTAACTGTAGAGTCAACACTTATGTTTTTTATTTAATATCCTGCGCCATTCAAATTTTGCAATTTAAACAATCTCAATATAATGTTACGTCCAAAAACATTTATTCTATATTATTTCAAAATTCCGTAGGTACGGGGGAATTTTTTCCTTAAACCACTGTACATGGAAAATAAGAGTGTTGCCGGATAATTTAAATAAAATTTTATAAATCTTAGTGTGAAATATTTAAAAGACTTAGAACTTTCAATTTGTCTGAGCTTTCAGCGAGTTATTGAAAGTTCTTAGGATTTTAAATATTTCACACTTAGATTTATTAATTTCATTTAATATCCAGTAACACTCTTATCTCCCACTATAACTTGTTAATCATGCTGGCATTATAAGCTGCACCAAATCCATTATCTATATTTACTACACTCACGCCGCTAGCACAGCTATTTAACATTGATAATAGGGCTGATATTCCTCCAAAATTTGCTCCATAACCAACACTGGTTGGAACTGCTATAACAGGCTTATCTACAAGACCGCCTACAACACTAGCTAATGCTCCTTCCATTCCTGCAACTACTATAACAACCTTAGCTCCTCTAATAATATCTAATTTTGCAAAAAGTCTATGTATTCCTGCAACCCCTACGTCAATTACTTTTTCCACTCTATTTCCTAGTATTTTTGCTGTTTCATAGGCTTCTTCTACTACTGGTAAATCAGAAGTTCCTGCCGCAACAATAGCTATATAATTATCCGTAATAATTTGTTCTTTTTTCTTTATAGTAATAGTCTTTCCAAGCTTATTATATTCTGCATCAGAGCTTATTTCTTTTACTGCATTATACATTTCTTCTGTAGCTCTAGTTCCTAATATATTATTATTTTTTGTAAGCATAAATTTAACAATGTCTCTAACTTGCTCTACTGTCTTTCCTTCACAATATATTACTTCTGGATAACCAACTCTAATTTCTCTATGATTATCTATTTTTGCAAAGCCTAAATCTTTAAATGGCAGATCCTCTAATTTTTTAGAAGCTTCTTCTATATTTATTTTGTTATTCTTAACCTCTTCTAATAGGACTCTAATTTCTTCTTTATCCAATATATTCACCGTCCCACTTTAAACTATAATTTCGACTCTAAAATTCTTAATTCTTATTTTTAATTGTTTCATTAAAGCTTCCTACTCTATATCCCTGAAAATCTAATGCTGCATACTTAAAACCGCATTTTTTTATATTCTCAGCAATAGTATCCAAAAGTTCTTCATCAAATAACTTGCTTCTGTCTTCTCTCGCAACTTCAACTCTCGCTAAATCTCCATGACATCTTACTCTAATAGCTCTAAAACCTATGCTCATCATATATCTTTCTGCTTTTTCAATCTTTTCAAAGTCCTCTACCTTTAATTCATTTCCATAAGGTATTCTCGTCAAAAGGCAGGCATAAGCTGGCTTGTCCCAAGTTTTCAGTCCTAATTCCTTAGAAAATGCTCTTATTTCCGCTTTAGTTAATTTGCATTCTAAAAGTGGACTTTTTATATCTAACTCTTTTAAAGCTTTAAGTCCTGGTCTGTAATCTTTTATATCATCAAAATTAGTTCCATCAATTACACAGTCATATCCCTGCTTTTTAGCAGCATCTATTATCATACTGAATACTGCTGTTTTACAATGATAACATCTATCCTCTGGATTAAATTTAATTGAATCAATAATTGGAGCTTCTATAATTTCGTGATCTATTCCTAACTCTTTAACTAATTCCTTCGCTTCTCTTATTTCCCATCTTGGAATATATGGAGACATAATTGTAACCGCTTTTAAATTATCCTGAAGTGCTTCCTTTGCTGCTCTAAGTAAAAAGGTACTATCCACTCCACCTGAAAATGCTAAAACTACTTTTCCGAGACTTTTAAGATATTTTATTAATTCATTATATTTTTCATTATTTATCATATATCCTTCAACCTCACAATCAATTTAAATCTTGTTTATATACTGCTTTATATATTTTATCTATGGGTACATTTTTTTCTTCTGCTATAGTCTTACATTCTTCATATTCTGGTTTGTATTTTAATAGCTTGCCTTTATAATAAGCTTTCTTTACTGTAATATCTCCATACTCTGTTTTTACTTTTGAAAACTCCCTATCAAGCATTATTTTTTCCACTTTAAGTTTTCTAACACCTAATGAAGTTGTTTCCTTAAAAATAATATTCAAAATATCTTCCTCTTTT is a window of Clostridium pasteurianum DNA encoding:
- a CDS encoding MATE family efflux transporter; the protein is MFKKFLRYSIPSAVAMCISSLYTVIDGIFVGCGMGKLGLAAVSISFPAIIFLIGLATMFAAGGGALVSKNFGAGKKDKAIYVFRQAIKVVIILSVIISLIFVAFAEPIVTALGATETLKKSSAEFLRYYSLFCIPNLLGIVLNGFVRNDGRPRLAMISTIIGAILNVLLDYIFIFILHMGLKGPAIATGLGQVATVAIILPHFLNRRGQLTFGKVKLKTSEIKDIFAIGFPSFFAEVAFSIIIFFYNIVLSRSIGENGIASYSIINYITTNIYMMLVGVSFGAQPLISYYFGTKSSKKMLSIYKFSLIISAAIGFIFTLVCFVFGMKFVSLFTSDIKLINMTYIGLNISNFAYIIIGLNLNTSIYYQAIEMPRFSNLICSFRSFIFLPIILFIASRFYGINGIWASMIFSEMLCFLTINIITNIKANTKKAVSYIM
- the larB gene encoding nickel pincer cofactor biosynthesis protein LarB produces the protein MDKEEIRVLLEEVKNNKINIEEASKKLEDLPFKDLGFAKIDNHREIRVGYPEVIYCEGKTVEQVRDIVKFMLTKNNNILGTRATEEMYNAVKEISSDAEYNKLGKTITIKKKEQIITDNYIAIVAAGTSDLPVVEEAYETAKILGNRVEKVIDVGVAGIHRLFAKLDIIRGAKVVIVVAGMEGALASVVGGLVDKPVIAVPTSVGYGANFGGISALLSMLNSCASGVSVVNIDNGFGAAYNASMINKL
- the larE gene encoding ATP-dependent sacrificial sulfur transferase LarE, which codes for MINNEKYNELIKYLKSLGKVVLAFSGGVDSTFLLRAAKEALQDNLKAVTIMSPYIPRWEIREAKELVKELGIDHEIIEAPIIDSIKFNPEDRCYHCKTAVFSMIIDAAKKQGYDCVIDGTNFDDIKDYRPGLKALKELDIKSPLLECKLTKAEIRAFSKELGLKTWDKPAYACLLTRIPYGNELKVEDFEKIEKAERYMMSIGFRAIRVRCHGDLARVEVAREDRSKLFDEELLDTIAENIKKCGFKYAALDFQGYRVGSFNETIKNKN